One Methanobrevibacter sp. DNA segment encodes these proteins:
- a CDS encoding CDP-2,3-bis-(O-geranylgeranyl)-sn-glycerol synthase: MTMDINIFLLGCLTTLYFILPAYFSNGGALAFGGGTPLDFGKCDKNGARWIGDGVTWRGLIAGTIIGIITGAVQGYLAPIILQEIGPYLITPIITDVNSGILIGFLLGFGALLGDALGSFLKRRLGIGRGKPAPILDQLDFLIVALILVSFVVELNVFFVVIAIVLTLVIHLIANGGAYLLGLKDVWY, from the coding sequence ATGACAATGGACATAAATATTTTTTTACTGGGATGTTTGACAACATTATATTTTATTCTTCCTGCATACTTCTCCAACGGAGGCGCTCTGGCATTTGGAGGGGGAACCCCTTTAGATTTTGGAAAATGTGATAAAAACGGTGCTCGTTGGATTGGTGACGGAGTTACCTGGAGAGGTTTGATTGCTGGGACAATAATCGGAATCATTACAGGAGCTGTTCAAGGATATTTAGCTCCAATAATCCTACAGGAAATCGGACCCTACCTCATCACACCGATAATTACTGACGTGAACAGTGGAATATTAATCGGATTCCTGCTCGGTTTCGGTGCTCTTTTAGGTGATGCATTAGGCAGTTTTTTAAAAAGAAGACTTGGAATTGGCAGAGGAAAACCTGCACCAATTCTTGATCAGCTAGATTTCTTAATTGTGGCATTAATTTTAGTTTCATTCGTTGTTGAACTTAACGTTTTCTTTGTTGTAATAGCTATTGTTTTAACATTAGTTATACATTTAATAGCCAATGGTGGAGCTTATCTGCTTGGACTAAAAGATGTATGGTATTAA
- a CDS encoding ATP-grasp domain-containing protein, translating to MTNDYDSILVFEYFTASGVSDKSIISEAEELIFALLNDLKDFPVNLVINKSYENDVSKFDNVSPILIDENIIDWLGKNASQFKKAIFISAEDNNNLYNITKILEDNGVKTYTSSADACLKTSDKFVTYEELFNIVPQPRSFKFKIDPKGYWKRAIENLHEKWQAEDPLTPLKLIIKPLVGVDCENIVLIENIEDLTLDLDKIFVPGSRVLVQEYIEGEDVSVSLISDGSKAIPISLNKQYIELNDDDAVYLGGKLPYESKFKEELFDISKKAVEAIDGIKGFVGVDLIINADEKDVYSVYLLEINSRFTTPFVGLRKVSNFNICKTIVDLIDEKIDIDDLDVSLDGEVEFIKSGNDLEIRRI from the coding sequence ATGACAAACGACTATGATTCAATTTTGGTATTCGAATATTTCACCGCTTCAGGCGTAAGCGATAAAAGCATAATATCTGAAGCGGAAGAATTGATTTTCGCACTTTTAAATGATTTGAAAGACTTCCCGGTCAATCTGGTTATTAACAAATCTTATGAAAATGATGTAAGCAAGTTCGACAACGTCAGTCCGATTTTAATCGATGAAAACATTATAGACTGGCTTGGCAAAAACGCTTCACAGTTCAAAAAAGCCATTTTCATATCTGCTGAAGACAATAACAATCTCTACAACATTACAAAAATTTTAGAGGACAACGGCGTTAAAACTTACACATCCTCAGCAGATGCCTGTTTAAAAACATCCGATAAATTCGTGACTTATGAAGAGCTTTTCAATATAGTTCCACAGCCAAGGTCATTCAAATTCAAAATAGATCCTAAAGGATACTGGAAACGGGCCATTGAAAATCTCCATGAAAAATGGCAGGCTGAAGACCCGCTGACTCCTTTGAAACTGATTATCAAACCGTTGGTTGGAGTTGACTGTGAAAATATAGTTCTGATTGAAAATATTGAAGATTTGACTTTGGATTTGGATAAGATATTTGTTCCTGGTTCCAGGGTACTTGTGCAGGAATATATTGAAGGGGAAGACGTCAGCGTTAGTCTGATTTCAGACGGCAGTAAAGCCATTCCAATAAGCTTAAACAAGCAATATATTGAACTGAATGATGATGACGCAGTATATCTTGGTGGAAAATTACCATATGAAAGCAAATTCAAAGAGGAACTATTTGACATATCCAAAAAGGCAGTTGAAGCTATTGACGGTATTAAAGGCTTTGTGGGTGTTGATTTAATAATCAATGCCGATGAAAAAGATGTCTATTCAGTTTATCTTTTGGAAATCAATTCCAGATTCACAACTCCTTTTGTAGGATTGCGTAAGGTTTCAAATTTTAATATATGTAAAACTATAGTTGATTTAATCGATGAAAAAATTGACATTGATGATTTGGATGTTTCCCTGGATGGGGAAGTGGAATTTATAAAGTCTGGAAATGACTTGGAAATTAGGAGAATTTAA
- a CDS encoding hydantoinase/oxoprolinase family protein, translated as MKIAGFDIGGANTDLAVIDFENGEIKNIEVDFAYLPMWSNNDDLSRVLVELIENICPVEEIDAVGISMTAELVDAYGTKKDGVLDVVAKCEEIFSCPTAYVGIDGMMSNDEIQESPLKAAAANWIATAQIATLISDNCIFIDTGSTTTDIIPIKDGRECAIGKSDFDRSATGELVYTGTLRTNLASFLDKVELNGKTYRVASELFAQTADIYTVLDLITEEDYVCDTFDGEGKSKVDCAKRIARVVCADLEMLSMDEIVEMSEFIHQKQIEQIADGLKQVVNTQNLDLIVTTGLGKDILDRPAAELLGLKVKSMGDILTDEECVVAPAVGTAVMMEKYLN; from the coding sequence ATGAAAATTGCAGGTTTTGACATTGGTGGTGCAAACACCGATTTGGCGGTAATTGATTTTGAAAACGGTGAAATTAAAAATATAGAAGTTGATTTTGCATATCTTCCAATGTGGAGTAACAATGATGATTTGTCACGTGTTCTGGTTGAGCTTATAGAAAACATATGTCCTGTTGAAGAAATTGATGCTGTGGGCATTTCCATGACTGCTGAGCTTGTAGATGCATATGGCACTAAAAAGGATGGAGTTCTGGACGTTGTCGCAAAATGTGAAGAGATATTTTCATGTCCGACCGCCTATGTGGGCATTGACGGAATGATGTCTAATGATGAAATCCAGGAGTCCCCTCTTAAAGCGGCCGCTGCAAACTGGATTGCAACCGCTCAGATTGCAACTTTAATATCAGATAACTGTATTTTCATCGATACTGGAAGCACAACAACTGACATCATACCTATCAAAGACGGCAGGGAATGTGCTATAGGTAAATCCGACTTTGACAGGTCAGCTACTGGTGAATTGGTATATACAGGAACATTAAGAACCAATCTTGCAAGTTTCCTGGATAAGGTTGAATTAAATGGAAAAACTTATAGGGTAGCCAGTGAATTGTTTGCTCAAACAGCTGATATTTACACAGTTTTGGATTTAATCACTGAAGAGGATTACGTATGCGATACATTTGACGGTGAAGGTAAATCCAAAGTTGATTGTGCCAAAAGAATTGCAAGAGTAGTATGTGCCGATTTGGAAATGTTGAGCATGGATGAAATTGTTGAAATGTCCGAGTTCATTCATCAAAAGCAAATAGAACAAATTGCTGATGGTTTAAAACAAGTTGTCAACACCCAGAATCTTGATTTAATTGTTACAACAGGTCTTGGAAAAGATATTTTGGATAGGCCTGCCGCAGAACTTCTGGGCTTAAAAGTAAAATCAATGGGGGACATTCTAACTGATGAAGAATGTGTTGTAGCTCCTGCTGTCGGGACTGCTGTGATGATGGAAAAATATCTGAATTAA